Proteins from a genomic interval of Lycium ferocissimum isolate CSIRO_LF1 chromosome 2, AGI_CSIRO_Lferr_CH_V1, whole genome shotgun sequence:
- the LOC132046436 gene encoding oligopeptide transporter 7-like, with amino-acid sequence MNDTDSEISAPLIQRDDDDNSPVEQVALTVPITDDPTIPVITFRIWFLGTIACFLLSFLNQFFWYRREPLTITSISAQIAVVPLGHLMANVITDRVFFKGSKYEFTLNPGPFNVKEHVLITIFANSGAGNPYAIHVVSAVKLFYKKKLSFWVALIVVVTTQVLGFGWAGIFRRYLVEPAGMWWPQNLVQVSLFRALHDKEERAKNGLTRNQFFLIAFVCSFAYYVFPGYLFPMLSSISWLCWLFPYSVLVQQLGSGLHGLGIGAIGLDWSSISSYLGSPLASPWFATANIAIGYFLIMYVVTPLMYWFNVYKAKNFPIFSDGLFKENGQEYNISTIIDPNFHIDLEKYEHEGRLYLSIFLSLTYAFSFACLTATVVHVFLFHGRDLWQLSKSALQEKKMDVHTKLMRKYKQVPEWWFTSILLVNIAATVFVCEYYKNQLQLPWWGVLLACGIAFFFTLPIGVITATTNQTPGLNVITECIMGYLYPGYPVANMCFKVYGYISMKQGLTFLQDLKLGHYMKIPPRAMFMAQVVGTLISAVAHLGTAWWLMDTVPNICDRALLPQDSPWTCPMDHVFYDASVIWGLIGTKRIFGGLGYYSATNWFFLIGAVAPVFVWLLQKAFPKHQWIKLISVPVVLAGIIKMPPATAVNYNSWIIIAFISGFVVYRYYKNWWSRHNYVLSGALDAGLAFMGVLLYLCLGQEHVSLQWWGSHTDTCPLASCPTAKGIMIDGCPILW; translated from the exons ATGAATGATACTGACTCAGAAATCTCAGCTCCACTAA TTCAaagagatgatgatgataactCTCCGGTTGAACAAGTGGCACTCACCGTTCCCATCACCGACGATCCCACTATTCCTGTCATCACTTTCCGCATTTGGTTTCTCGGCACTATCGCATGTTTTCTCCTCTCATTCCTCAACCAATTCTTCTG GTACCGCCGTGAACCCCTCACCATCACCTCCATCTCCGCCCAAATCGCAGTGGTTCCGTTAGGCCACCTCATGGCTAACGTCATTACAGACCGAGTTTTCTTTAAAGGAAGCAAGTACGAGTTCACACTGAATCCAGGCCCATTCAACGTTAAAGAACACGTGCTGATCACGATATTCGCTAATTCTGGAGCTGGGAACCCGTATGCGATTCATGTGGTTAGTGCAGTGAAGTTGTTTTACAAGAAGAAGTTGAGTTTTTGGGTGGCGTTGATAGTTGTTGTTACCACACAAGTGTTGGGGTTTGGTTGGGCTGGGATTTTCCGACGGTATTTGGTGGAGCCGGCAGGCATGTGGTGGCCCCAAAATCTAGTTCAGGTGTCACTATTCAG GGCCCTTCATGATAAAGAAGAGAGAGCCAAGAATGGACTGACAAGAAACCAATTCTTTCTCATTGCCTTTGTCTGCAGCTTTGCTTACTATGTCTTTCCAGGTTACCTTTTCCCAATGCTAAGTTCCATTTCTTGGCTGTGTTGGTTATTCCCTTACTCTGTCCTAGTCCAACAATTGGGTTCAGGGCTTCATGGCCTTGGAATAGGCGCCATTGGGCTGGATTGGTCCAGTATATCCTCCTATCTTGGAAGCCCACTAGCTAGCCCATGGTTTGCTACTGCAAACATTGCTATTGGTTATTTTCtcattatgtatgttgttacaCCTCTTATGTACTGGTTCAATGTTTACAAGGCCAAGAACTTTCCAATATTCTCGGATGGATTGTTTAAAGAAAATGGTCAAGAGTACAACATTTCAACCATCATAGACCCAAACTTTCACATTGATTTAGAAAAGTATGAGCATGAGGGTCGCCTATATCTCAGCATTTTCCTTTCACTGACATATGCATTCAGCTTTGCCTGCCTCACTGCCACAGTTGTTCATGTCTTCCTCTTTCATGGACG GGATCTATGGCAGCTCAGCAAGTCTGCTTTACAGGAGAAGAAAATGGACGTGCACACAAAGCTCATGAGAAAATACAAGCAAGTTCCTGAATGGTGGTTCACGAGTATTCTACTAGTAAATATTGCAGCAACTGTATTTGTATGTGAATATTACAAAAACCAGCTTCAATTACCATGGTGGGGTGTTTTGTTAGCGTGTGGCATTGCATTCTTTTTCACCCTCCCAATTGGAGTCATTACTGCTACCACAAACCAA ACACCTGGTTTGAATGTGATCACGGAGTGCATAATGGGATACTTGTATCCAGGGTATCCAGTTGCTAATATGTGCTTCAAGGTGTATGGTTATATCAGTATGAAGCAAGGTTTAACATTCCTGCAAGACTTAAAACTTGGACATTATATGAAGATTCCCCCTAGGGCAATGTTCATGGCTCAG GTTGTTGGAACCTTAATATCAGCAGTTGCGCATCTGGGAACAGCATGGTGGCTAATGGACACTGTCCCAAATATTTGTGATAGGGCTCTACTTCCTCAAGACAGTCCATGGACATGCCCAATGGATCATGTATTTTATGATGCCTCAGTGATCTGGGGTCTGATTGGGACAAAGAGGATTTTTGGAGGTCTGGGCTATTACTCTGCGACAAATTGGTTTTTTCTTATTGGAGCTGTAGCTCCTGTGTTTGTTTGGTTATTACAGAAAGCTTTCCCAAAGCATCAATGGATTAAATTGATTTCAGTGCCTGTGGTATTAGCCGGAATAATTAAAATGCCACCTGCTACTGCTGTCAACTACAACAGTTGGATCATTATTGCGTTTATTTCAGGATTTGTTGTATATAGATACTACAAGAATTGGTGGAGTCGTCACAATTATGTCTTATCGGGGGCATTAGATGCCGGATTAGCATTCATGGGTGTATTGTTGTACTTGTGCTTAGGACAAGAGCATGTTAGCCTTCAGTGGTGGGGAAGTCATACAGATACATGTCCTTTGGCTTCTTGTCCAACTGCGAAAGGGATTATGATTGACGGATGCCCAATACTGTGGTGA